One Hermetia illucens chromosome 4, iHerIll2.2.curated.20191125, whole genome shotgun sequence DNA segment encodes these proteins:
- the LOC119653414 gene encoding nucleoprotein TPR isoform X3: MDDKGSGVLVKFLTKEELQKIPGNVKKKVEKYFEERFEEFLTAKALGEASKNSLDEVRENFEKQVADLTSKIQDYEAKLEASQQNVNELREQLDNSRQEVSRLVETTKKYEAEAAECRREKNNAIDERDSLMKMVERRAAEVERFQSDLKAYESQLQTAINAKCEAVAKMDEIKSKEVSLDYKEKRMEQEKAMLTNQIRSLSEDLNRNIAELQTIRRDNTMKNLELQTKLTEKTEELKIANSTISHLNETVSSLTIKAEDLAAKMLAQSEESTKMMEYYKKELQAKEKLADLYKNTSEDSVAQTNELGAAVSELKRLLNEASDQYGELETKMKALEMKHEQELSEKENLIQSLKEELKHANDLLKAAQDENLENAIEKLAPSAAVTTRLIKADMSLTELYSLYVKTTEELQLQKKENARAELQMKSILQELEEKAPIFSKLQLEHQKLIDVNNELSQQLENVITERVEVREELQESITKIKHLQHENKKLKLGQNDLARQVCYLLKEVEQVRGGFSSENEQSISSDMSANEVISKKLVTFGDITELQENNQKLILLVRDLSSKLEELEEAQNSMDQASYESKIASYSKRLQEMQESQDYQAQMLTISMQKCERYKKLYYDSMRSAGKNMAQVIDGSLNDQMEVGEEENIAAGSSNSIASSETIASKDKRINELEDRIKELTEQIKKMKEEHEEYRKEKLTNEKMMNEQFDSMRTELRELTSSNCKLMSTVEYNNEQIKIQQKNVATYKKQITTLEERNRNYENTIVKHEQTIMYLKDETMNAQRKLASAEVQLDNMKQECRLLRDTEARLHLEREGFLRERQTQNLLLNNLEMIKASFERSETEGRQRLEVRLDEAIRECSALRRRLQEEQDRFRELTVDLKRQTDTAKARMEEEQQVAEKLQQEVANLREELLTKTNQIDDLSKKLQESLTPSKNDNPIAQANKKAREFELKYEEAALEIESLKKEIERTREHAQQYCKLSQSSEQELKELHNEYSQYKLKTEEELKKLRAFEIALKSRIEELDTEIQLQITGAQLSSGNSSQQVQKVQAELKEALQKLSENNREMRDLREQCNNLTSSLQSVEQKYANEMMLHSADIQELSRLKEELHRVREQIAEIKAARDKSVAVLEEMKSGYAERDEKLKKEKEELEKRLIDLDAQNAALHDQIQALSSKLATTTNGPAATSDEAMNESTNADHSMTNKSFTDDESKSNDQLLQIIKYLRKEKDIAVAKVDILKSENVRLLSEQNIAQKKLEELNASLSNERTKSEVVVVTATKHEEILRKVETLNAITDSNRILREERDTLSVRVKELTERVTKVEDELFPLQEKNREQNAKIEEMQAENTSLRTEATRWRQRANILVERSNKNPEEFKRIQSERESLAKMLTAEKEALKQAHEELNSIRADKARLETEMNNLNRQIQTVTEEKKKVVDDFNLLKQQNTRLTQEIMELKNQLLQKEDELKKIGEDIASKDNQLADLKNKEFQIRKIAKRYKDSYFELKNQIDGKDGTGAAEGDPQNPGEGTSASKQETEKELKEKINELNAQIKQAQEETEKYRKENENFKLTLDKEERNKTLLKEAKTRILSLTETKNAVTRELAATKAQLQNIEQNRDDNDLIVSGIKSQYESRIARLEQDQINHEKESKETIARLTRENENLLLRINQLQRQLGLQQVSKPSTSSSSSSEKGSSDPPRTANVKPMSGPSGQQSATVTPWRGSETPLASIRPMSVQNSRTAAVLPTSQTSNVAAIQGSSSGSVTALVPPQQQVHTTGNSPGEAMSSSPTSSHTDYMPATSSAAVVVAAIPPMGANAAESSQEAESVPTQNNESTSSSSSAQMLVSGGQQQQAVALVSPRVEGTSQNIVPPQSAQSQDTIQPSTSGTSSTSNISVSSHHQASSSSTVTTTQAGGHKRPRDVEGDSSTSNEELSDKAPVQTKRQRIQTGEAAACQGVTESGLDVEYQVPTSSQRDQEDDIIIVDSEEDDGMADEGNADVDDGPMEDEADNGEGYEMEESYEPEQDIDEGEGPDIDEDNIQSDTNEVEVDDSSEVPNQSGTSSSTNHVAPDASTSQVVDQSTADQATEGQIQPEGQQIPAISSGSEAAGSSSQASSQSTSNWRQVTPLSRQQQATLLMLQQGYEETGDDSIVPSTPTLYAPRRADGFSEAVSSPHPQVPHAARFTFSESSSSTTTTSRPGASGEGGEDAHADMAEDTSGRGTATNIQESSSETGATVTESTSSTEKADQVAASNAQDAGPSRSEDISAEAGGAAADAEATPEGASTSDVHEGEQSQLEEADIEEEEGLDGVTSEGEKIEEGREAEATTSPTINTRSRTVRTTPQNRRNNRNQHQQRGGRPTPIIWQDQHRGGGGGGRHMNQGGNMRASGGNEQNSPQRGAFQNRGQRARRMRRPSGPSFGNRY; encoded by the exons ATGGATGATAAAGGGAGCGGCGTGCTCGTGAAGTTTCTGACAAAAGAGGAACTGCAGAAGATCCCGGGCAATGTcaagaaaaaagtggaaaagtatTTTGAGGAACGGTTCGAGGAATTCTTGACAGCGAAAGCGTTGGGCGAGGCATCGAAGAACAGTTTAG ACGAGGTTCGggaaaatttcgaaaagcaAGTCGCCGACCTTACATCCAAAATACAAGACTACGAAGCCAAGTTGGAAGCGTCTCAACAGAACGTCAATGAACTCCGTGAACAGCTCGACAATTCCCGACAGGAAGTCAGTCGGCTTGTTGAAACTACTAAGAAATATGAAGCCGAGGCAGCAGAATGTCGTCGTGAAAAGAACAACGCCATCGACGAGCGCGATTCGCTAATGAAAATGGTCGAACGACGCGCAGCTGAAGTTGAACGATTCCAGTCTGATCTAAAAGCTTACGAATCCCAATTACAGACGGCTATCAATGCTAAGTGTGAAGCTGTAGCTAAAATGGATGAAATTAAGAGCAAAGAAGTTTCATTGGATTACAAAGAGAAACGTATGGAGCAGGAGAAAGCCATGCTAACGAATCAAATTCGTAGTTTGTCAGAAGATTTGAATCGAAATATCGCAGAACTTCAAACAATCCGTCGCGACAATACCATGAAAAATTTGGAATTACAAACAAAACTAACTGAAAAGACTGAAGAATTGAAAATAGCCAATAGTACCATTTCACACTTGAATGAAACCGTTAGCTCACTGACCATCAAGGCTGAAGATTTGGCCGCGAAAATGCTTGCACAAAGCGAAGAATCTACAAAGATGATGGAGTACTACAAGAAGGAGCTCCAAGCCAAGGAGAAACTGGCCGATTTATACAAGAATACTAGCGAGGATAGCGTTGCACAGACGAACGAATTAGGTGCAGCCGTGAGCGAGCTGAAAAGGCTGCTGAATGAGGCCTCAGATCAATacggagaactggaaactaaaaTGAAAGCCTTAGAAATGAAACATGAACAAGAGCTAAGCGAGAAGGAAAATCTCATTCAAAGTCTCAAGGAAGAGTTGAAACATGCAAACGATTTACTAAAAGCCGCACAAGATGAGAATCTTGAGAACGCAATTGAAAAGTTGGCACCTTCTGCAGCAGTAACCACCCGTTTGATCAAAGCAGACATGTCTTTGACCGAGCTCTACTCTCTCTACGTAAAGACGACCGAGGAACTGCAACTCCAGAAGAAGGAAAACGCTCGGGCTGAACTTCAAATGAAATCAATTCTGCAAGAGCTTGAAGAGAAGGCTCCGATATTCAGTAAACTTCAGTTGGAACACCAAAAACTGATAGATGTGAATAACGAGCTCTCGCAGCAACTGGAAAATGTCATAACAGAACGCGTTGAAGTGAGGGAGGAACTTCAGGAAAGTATCACTAAGATCAAACATCTACAGCATGAAAACAAGAAGCTTAAGCTCGGACAAAACGACCTTGCCCGCCAGGTGTGCTATCTTTTGAAGGAAGTCGAGCAAGTCCGAGGTGGATTCTCTTCGGAGAACGAGCAATCGATCTCATCCGACATGTCGGCGAATGAAGTGATCTCAAAGAAACTGGTCACATTCGGAGACATTACAGAGCTGCAGGAGAACAATCAGAAGCTTATTCTGCTCGTTAGGGATTTGAGTTCCAAATTGGAGGAGCTGGAAGAAGCTCAAAATAGCATGGACCAAGCCTCATACGAGAGCAAAATTGCCTCTTACAGCAAGAGACTCCAAGAAATGCAGGAATCGCAAGACTACCAAGCCCAAATGCTCACAATAAGTATGCAGAAGTGTGAAAGGTATAAGAAGCTCTACTACGACTCCATGCGAAGTGCTGGAAAGAATATGGCACAAGTCATCGACGGCTCTCTTAATGATCAAATGGAAGTTGGTGAAGAAGAAAACATTGCCGCCGGTTCCAGTAATAGTATCGCTTCAAGCGAGACAATTGCCAGCAAGGACAAACGCATTAACGAATTGGAAGATCGCATCAAGGAGTTGACggaacaaattaaaaaaatgaaggaagaacATGAAGAGTATCGTAAGGAGAAACTCACGAACGAGAAGATGATGAACGAACAGTTCGACTCAATGAGAACGGAACTTCGTGAATTGACTTCCTCCAACTGTAAATTGATGTCCACGGTGGAATACAACAATgagcaaattaaaattcaacagaAGAATGTTGCTACCTATAAAAAGCAGATTACAACGTTGGAGGAACGTAATAGGAACTACGAGAACACAATCGTTAAGCACGAACAAACGATAATGTACCTGAAAGACGAGACAATGAATGCCCAGAGGAAGCTTGCTTCAGCCGAAGTGCAACTCGACAATATGAAACAAGAATGCAGATTGCTGCGCGATACTGAAGCTCGACTTCATTTAGAACGAGAAGGTTTTCTCCGAGAGCGGCAAACTCAGAATTTACTACTTAACAATCTGGAGATGATTAAGGCTAGCTTTGAACGCTCAGAGACCGAGGGCCGGCAACGATTGGAAGTCAGGCTTGACGAAGCGATCCGTGAGTGTTCAGCGCTAAGACGCCGCCTTCAGGAAGAGCAAGATCGATTCCGTGAATTAACCGTGGACCTGAAGCGCCAGACCGATACAGCTAAGGCAAGAATGGAAGAGGAACAACAAGTTGCGGAGAAATTGCAGCAGGAAGTGGCAAATCTTCGCGAAGAGCTGCTTACAAAAACCAATCAAATTGACGATTTGAGCAAAAAACTCCAAGAAAGTCTTACGCCTAGTAAGAACGATAATCCAATTGCTCAGGCAAATAAGAAAGCTCGAGAATTTGAGTTGAAATACGAAGAAGCTGCACTCGAGATTGAATCGCTGAAAAAAGAAATTGAGAGAACACGCGAACATGCACAGCAATATTGCAAACTCTCTCAGAGTTCTGAGCAGGAGCTAAAGGAGTTGCACAACGAATATTCACAGTACAAGCTCAAAACAGAAGAAGAATTGAAGAAGCTGCGAGCATTTGAAATCGCATTGAAGTCTAGAATTGAGGAACTCGATACAGAAATCCAATTACAGATCACTGGCGCTCAGTTGTCTTCTGGCAATTCCTCGCAGCAAGTGCAGAAGGTTCAGGCGGAGTTGAAGGAGGCACTGCAGAAACTTAGTGAAAATAATCGAGAAATGCGGGACTTGCGCGAACAATGTAATAACTTGACCTCGTCTCTGCAATCTGTTGAGCAAAAATATGCCAATGAAATGATGCTTCACTCTGCTGACATTCAGGAATTATCCAGGTTGAAAGAAGAACTTCACCGCGTCCGGGAGCAAATCGCTGAAATCAAAGCCGCCCGCGACAAGTCGGTGGCTGTTTTAGAGGAGATGAAGAGTGGATATGCCGAGCGGGATGAGAaactgaaaaaagaaaaggaggagCTTGAAAAGAGATTGATCGACTTAGACGCACAGAATGCAGCACTACATGACCAGATCCAGGCATTGAGTTCGAAATTGGCTACTACTACCAATGGTCCAGCTGCAACCAGCGACGAAGCAATGAACGAATCGACAAATGCTGACCATTCCATGACCAACAAATCTTTCACAGATGATGAATCGAAGAGCAATGACCAACTGCttcaaattattaaatatttgcGAAAGGAGAAAGATATTGCAGTCGCTAAGGTAGACATCCTAAAGTCGGAAAATGTTCGTTTACTCTCAGAGCAGAATATTGCTCAAAAGAAATTGGAGGAATTAAATGCTTCGCTTAGTAATGAGCGCACAAAGTCCGAAGTGGTCGTTGTTACAGCAACGAAACACGAGGAAATTCTTCGAAAAGTTGAAACACTCAACGCTATCACGGACAGCAATAGGATTCTTCGTGAAGAAAGAGACACCCTGTCTGTGCGGGTGAAGGAGTTGACGGAGCGTGTGACCAAGGTTGAGGATGAGCTATTCCCTCTCCAGGAAAAGAACCGCGAACAAAATGCCAAGATTGAAGAAATGCAGGCCGAAAACACATCACTTCGTACGGAAGCCACTCGGTGGAGACAGCGTGCCAATATTCTGGTGGAGCGCAGCAACAAAAATCCAGAAGAATTTAAACGAATACAGAGTGAAAGAGAAAGTCTTGCTAAAATGCTTACTGCCGAAAAGGAAGCGTTGAAGCAAGCGCATGAAGAATTGAATTCAATCCGAGCAGACAAGGCTCGCTTAGAAACAGAAATGAACAATCTCAATCGGCAAATTCAAACAGTCACCgaagagaagaagaaagtagTCGACGATTTCAACCTTCTGAAGCAACAAAATACTCGTCTGACGCAAGAAATTATGGAGCTGAAGAATCAACTTCTTCAGAAGGAGGATGAGTTGAAGAAGATTGGCGAGGATATCGCAAGCAAAGACAATCAGCTCGCTGACCTTAAAAACAAGGAGTTCCAGATCCGCAAAATCGCAAAACGATATAAGGACTCATATTTCGAACTCAAGAATCAGATAGACGGAAAGGACGGAACCGGTGCTGCTGAGGGTGATCCCCAGAATCCTGGAGAAGGAACATCAGCTTCGAAGCAGGAAACCGAAAAAGAATTGAAGGAGAAGATCAACGAACTCAATGCCCAGATAAAACAAGCACAAGAAGAGACTGAGAAGTATcgcaaagaaaatgaaaacttcAAATTAACACTTGACAAGGAGGAGCGCAACAAGACTCTGCTGAAGGAAGCTAAAACAAGAATTTTAAGTTTGACTGAAACTAAGAATGCTGTTACACGCGAACTCGCTGCTACAAAAGCTCAACTGCAAAACATTGAACAGAATCGGGATGACAACGATTTGATCGTAAGTGGAATCAAGAGTCAGTACGAGAGCAGAATCGCGCGACTAGAGCAAGATCAAATCAACCACGAAAAGGAGTCAAAGGAGACCATTGCGCGACTAACCAGAGAGAATGAAAATCTTTTGCTACGAATAAATCAGCTTCAGCGGCAACTCGGCCTTCAACAGGTCTCGAAGCCCTCAACTAGCTCTAGTTCAAGTTCGGAGAAAGGATCTTCGGATCCACCAAGGACAGCCAACGTGAAACCCATGTCAGGGCCTAGCGGGCAACAGTCTGCGACTGTGACACCTTGGAGAGGCAGCGAAACACCTTTAGCTAGCATTCGGCCAATGTCAGTGCAAAACAGCAGGACAGCTGCTGTTCTGCCAACTAGCCAGACGAGCAACGTGGCTGCTATTCAAGGATCTAGCAGTGGAAGTGTTACGGCGCTTGTTCCACCTCAGCAACAAGTCCATACAACTGGCAACAGTCCCGGCGAAGCCATGTCTTCATCGCCAACAAGCTCTCACACAGATTACATGCCAGCAACAAGCTCAGCTGCAGTTGTTGTAGCAGCCATACCACCAATGGGAGCCAATGCGGCTGAGAGTTCTCAAGAAGCCGAAAGCGTTCCCACTCAGAATAATGAATCAACTTCATCATCGTCCTCTGCCCAGATGCTGGTTAGTGGAGGACAGCAACAACAAGCCGTAGCTTTAGTATCTCCTCGGGTTGAAGGAACTTCTCAGAATATTGTTCCACCTCAGTCAGCTCAAAGCCAAGACACGATTCAACCAAGCACATCTGGAACTTCAAGTACTTCAAACATTTCCGTTAGCAGTCACCACCAAGCATCGTCCAGTAGCACTGTGACGACCACTCAAGCCGGTGGGCATAAGAGACCACGAGATGTAGAAGGCGATAGCTCTACAAGTAACGAGGAACTTTCAGATAAAGCGCCAGTTCAAACTAAAAGACAGAGAATACAAACCGGTGAGGCAGCAGCCTGTCAAGGAGTGACTGAATCAGGATTGGATGTAGAATATCAAGTCCCCACTTCCTCACAACGTGATCAAGAGGATGATATCATAATCGTCGACTCTGAGGAAGACGACGGCATGGCAGATGAAGGAAACGCCGATGTAGATGATGGGCCCATggaagatgaagctgataacggAGAGGGGTATGAAATGGAAGAGTCGTATGAGCCAGAGCAGGATATTGATGAAGGTGAAGGACCGGATATTGATGAGGATAATATACAATCTGACACTAATGAAGTGGAAGTTGATGACAGCAGCGAAGTTCCAAATCAATCAGGTACAAGCTCCAGTACAAATCATGTTGCTCCAGATGCCAGTACCAGTCAGGTTGTTGACCAGAGCACCGCCGATCAGGCAACAGAAGGACAAATTCAACCAGAAGGCCAACAAATTCCAGCAATCAGTAGTGGCAGCGAAGCAGCTGGTTCATCGTCACAAGCATCATCGCAAAGTACTTCCAACTGGCGTCAAGTGACACCACTGTCAAGGCAGCAACAAGCTACACTTTTAATGCTCCAACAAGGCTACGAGGAAACGGGCGATGACAGCATTGTTCCAAGCACTCCAACACTATATGCTCCCCGACGAGCTGATGG TTTCAGCGAAGCGGTCAGTTCACCTCATCCACAAGTACCACATGCAGCACGTTTCACCTTTTCGGAATCTTCATCCTCGACAACGACAACTTCAAGACCAGGAGCATCAGGTGAAGGAGGTGAAGATGCCCACGCTGATATGGCAGAAGATACTAGTGGTCGTGGGACAGCTACAAATATTCAAGAATCTTCGTCGGAAACGGGCGCAACAGTGACCGAGAGTACTTCATCGACAGAGAAAGCTGATCAGGTGGCTGCAAGCAATGCCCAGGATGCTGGACCAAGCCGCAGTGAAGATATTAGTGCGGAAGCTGGTGGAGCAGCAGCAG ACGCAGAGGCAACACCCGAAGGTGCATCAACTTCGGATGTGCACGAAGGAGAACAAAGCCAACTTGAAGAAGCCGATATAGAAGAAGAGGAAGGTCTCGACGGTGTTACGTCAGAAGGTGAAAAG ATTGAAGAGGGACGTGAAGCAGAAGCAACAACATCTCCCACAATAAACACGCGTTCGCGAACGGTGCGGACAACTCCCCAGAACAGACGTAATAACC